In Verrucomicrobiia bacterium, one DNA window encodes the following:
- a CDS encoding PEP-CTERM sorting domain-containing protein, producing the protein MASRSQFRRRAAEGKLSAGCIALVLASACGAAHAQVATLQDLNSTAQFNFGVASIQSSFLVDGLNQLNSGGLYFGVGAGAESSVSSLGPATLSLYDGTRGVTATFAGAQFTLQLDYRLTGQTIGSGASTLTETVRIINTSGSLLNIRLYSFQDYDLGGTPGNDAVQFASFGGSYFLANQEDPSVALAQSIFAPGANRIESDTTGALLGKLSNGSMDNLNNNGAAGPGDVSWALQWDFSLAPGLSTVVSRTTSLQLQVIPEPTSFALLGLAALGLVFRLRK; encoded by the coding sequence ATGGCATCACGTTCGCAATTCAGAAGAAGAGCGGCGGAGGGGAAACTTTCCGCAGGCTGTATCGCACTGGTCCTCGCCAGTGCCTGTGGAGCGGCTCACGCGCAAGTAGCTACGCTTCAAGATCTTAACTCAACCGCGCAGTTCAACTTCGGGGTGGCGTCCATCCAGTCGTCGTTTCTCGTCGACGGATTGAACCAGCTCAACTCGGGCGGCCTCTACTTCGGCGTTGGCGCCGGAGCGGAAAGCTCGGTCTCGAGCCTGGGACCCGCAACACTGTCGCTCTACGACGGAACGCGCGGTGTCACCGCCACCTTCGCCGGGGCGCAATTCACCCTGCAATTGGATTACCGGCTGACCGGCCAAACCATCGGCAGCGGCGCATCAACGCTCACCGAGACGGTTCGCATCATCAACACCTCAGGGTCGCTCCTGAACATTCGCCTCTATTCGTTCCAGGACTATGACCTGGGCGGCACCCCCGGCAACGACGCCGTCCAGTTCGCCTCATTCGGCGGGAGCTACTTCCTGGCAAATCAGGAAGACCCCTCCGTGGCTCTGGCGCAATCGATCTTTGCACCGGGCGCCAACCGAATCGAGAGCGACACCACCGGGGCCTTGCTGGGCAAGCTCAGCAATGGGTCCATGGATAACCTTAACAACAATGGCGCCGCCGGTCCTGGCGACGTCAGCTGGGCCCTTCAATGGGACTTCAGCCTCGCGCCCGGTCTCTCGACCGTCGTGAGCCGGACAACAAGCCTGCAGTTGCAGGTGATTCCTGAGCCCACCAGCTTCGCGCTGCTTGGCCTCGCCGCGCTGGGACTCGTGTTCCGGCTTCGCAAGTAA